In Acidobacteriota bacterium, a genomic segment contains:
- a CDS encoding response regulator transcription factor: MATRLLIVDDDVELTGMLSELLGQEGFEIDTLASGADAAARAATGGYQLVILDVMLPGENGFDVLRALRRTSRVPVILLTARGADIDRIVGLEIGADDYVPKPFNPRELTARIRAVLRRVETPFVGHDRETLAVDDVVLDPAARTVDRNGELVDLTAVEFDILRALLADAGQTVTREAIAEHVLGRRFEPFDRSVDMHISRLRRKLGPRAGGDERIKTIRGIGYIYTVSARGR, translated from the coding sequence ATGGCGACGCGCCTGCTCATCGTCGACGACGATGTCGAGCTGACCGGCATGCTGAGCGAACTGCTCGGGCAGGAGGGGTTCGAGATCGACACGCTCGCGAGCGGGGCCGACGCGGCGGCACGCGCGGCCACCGGCGGATACCAGCTCGTGATCCTCGACGTGATGCTGCCAGGCGAGAACGGCTTCGACGTGTTGCGCGCGCTGCGGCGGACGTCGCGCGTGCCGGTGATCCTGCTCACCGCACGCGGTGCCGACATCGATCGCATCGTCGGACTCGAGATCGGTGCCGACGACTACGTCCCCAAGCCGTTCAATCCCCGCGAGCTGACGGCGCGCATCCGCGCCGTGCTCCGGCGCGTCGAGACCCCGTTTGTCGGTCACGATCGCGAGACCCTGGCGGTCGATGACGTCGTCCTCGACCCAGCGGCGCGTACGGTGGATCGCAATGGGGAACTCGTCGACCTGACGGCCGTGGAGTTCGACATCCTGCGCGCGCTCCTCGCCGACGCGGGCCAGACCGTGACGCGCGAGGCCATCGCCGAGCACGTCCTCGGCCGCCGGTTCGAGCCGTTCGATCGCAGCGTCGACATGCACATCAGCCGTCTGCGGCGGAAGCTCGGCCCGCGCGCCGGCGGCG
- a CDS encoding CpaF family protein encodes MRLIDKPGLAPIRPLLDDPSVTEIMINGPQQVFVEREGRMQEVPSVFATPAQLDLLVDNLVVASGRGVSARTPMADFRMEDGSRVNVCIAPVSLQGSAVTIRKFTHAVRTLRDLIDRGTLTWGMAEFLSCAVRARLNIVFAGGTGSGKTTTLGILANEIRGGERVVVIEDTAELDLAVRHCVRLEARRANAEGAGAISLGDLLRNSLRMRPTRIIVGEIRGEEAFEMVHAMTSGHDGSMAVLHASTPAHAIARLELMLLSKGLEMPLWAIQRQISNSVDLVLQHHIMQDGVRRITDITEVSRVEDGQVVLEPLFTYRLDGYDKDGRAVGEFVASGRRPKFFDKLKLVAGSSTDAILAGRDE; translated from the coding sequence ATGCGTTTGATAGACAAACCCGGCCTCGCGCCGATCCGGCCGTTGCTCGACGACCCGTCGGTCACCGAGATCATGATCAACGGGCCGCAACAGGTGTTCGTGGAGCGCGAGGGCCGCATGCAGGAGGTGCCGTCGGTGTTCGCGACGCCGGCACAACTCGACCTGCTCGTGGACAACCTCGTCGTGGCGTCGGGGCGCGGCGTGAGCGCGCGGACGCCGATGGCCGACTTCCGCATGGAAGACGGCTCGCGCGTCAATGTCTGCATCGCCCCCGTGTCGCTGCAGGGATCCGCGGTCACGATCCGCAAGTTCACGCACGCGGTGCGCACGCTGCGCGACCTCATCGACCGCGGCACGCTCACATGGGGGATGGCCGAGTTCCTCTCGTGCGCCGTCCGCGCCCGCCTCAACATCGTGTTCGCCGGGGGCACGGGGTCGGGCAAGACGACCACGCTCGGCATCCTCGCCAACGAGATCCGCGGCGGCGAGCGCGTGGTGGTGATCGAAGACACGGCGGAGCTCGACCTCGCCGTGCGGCACTGCGTGCGCCTCGAAGCGCGGCGCGCCAATGCCGAAGGTGCCGGAGCGATCTCGCTCGGCGACCTCCTCCGCAACAGCCTCCGCATGCGGCCCACCCGCATCATCGTCGGCGAGATCCGCGGCGAGGAAGCGTTCGAGATGGTGCACGCGATGACGAGCGGGCACGACGGATCGATGGCTGTCCTGCACGCGAGCACGCCCGCACATGCGATCGCACGACTGGAGCTGATGCTGCTCTCGAAAGGCCTCGAGATGCCCCTCTGGGCCATCCAGCGACAGATCAGCAACAGCGTCGATCTCGTGTTGCAGCATCACATCATGCAGGACGGCGTCCGCCGGATTACGGACATCACCGAAGTCAGCCGCGTCGAGGACGGGCAGGTGGTGCTGGAGCCGCTGTTCACGTATCGCCTCGACGGCTACGACAAGGACGGCCGAGCGGTCGGCGAGTTCGTCGCGAGCGGCCGGAGGCCGAAGTTCTTCGACAAGCTGAAGCTCGTTGCCGGTTCCAGCACCGACGCGATACTCGCCGGCCGCGACGAGTGA
- a CDS encoding ThuA domain-containing protein codes for MSRHAIVALALVAACLGLSARAQQQSSQARQTPIRALYVTGGGFHDFVKQEAVLPPGISQRANVTWTIDHTAGKSTETLIDRHKDTAWTNDVDVVLYNMSFSHVVDVPWIERLAAAHRDSGVGAVILHGGVHSYRRSTTRAWSELMGAFSLRHDSQRPLTIEVIDPSHPLMRGVPSPWTIPSEELYELERTWPTMTPLAQAYSVESKKTYPVIWTNTHGKARVFVTSLGHHTETMDQPAYLDLVTRAVVWAAK; via the coding sequence ATGTCCAGACACGCGATCGTCGCGCTCGCCCTTGTCGCGGCATGCCTCGGCCTGTCCGCGCGTGCTCAGCAGCAGTCGTCACAAGCCCGCCAGACGCCCATTCGCGCGCTCTACGTCACGGGCGGCGGGTTCCACGACTTCGTGAAGCAGGAAGCCGTCCTGCCTCCCGGCATCTCGCAGCGCGCCAACGTCACGTGGACGATCGATCACACCGCCGGAAAGTCGACGGAAACGCTCATCGATCGCCACAAGGACACGGCCTGGACCAACGACGTCGACGTCGTCCTCTACAACATGTCGTTCTCGCACGTGGTCGACGTGCCGTGGATCGAGCGCCTCGCGGCCGCGCATCGCGACAGCGGCGTGGGCGCTGTGATCCTCCACGGCGGCGTGCACAGCTATCGCCGCTCGACGACGCGCGCGTGGAGCGAGCTGATGGGCGCGTTCAGCCTGCGTCACGACTCGCAGCGCCCGCTCACGATCGAGGTCATCGATCCCTCGCACCCGCTCATGCGTGGTGTGCCGAGCCCGTGGACGATCCCGTCGGAGGAGCTCTACGAGCTCGAACGCACGTGGCCGACGATGACGCCGCTGGCGCAGGCATACAGCGTCGAGTCGAAGAAGACGTACCCGGTGATCTGGACCAACACACACGGCAAGGCGCGCGTGTTCGTCACCTCGCTCGGTCACCACACCGAGACGATGGATCAGCCAGCCTACCTGGACCTCGTGACGCGCGCGGTGGTCTGGGCGGCAAAGTAA
- a CDS encoding TldD/PmbA family protein, with translation MDRRQFVQSMVALGAASAVSPEVLFGQGASELRNLADAALATATSLGASYADIRINRYRNQFIFTRDRRVQNIVNTDDYGFGIRLIVDGTWGFASSSVVSRDEIARVAAQAVAIAKANRAINADPVRLAPVEKYDTTWNTPVKKSPFDVPLQSKLDLLLQIHEEALKVPGASFVAASMQFVNEQKYFASSEGSHIEQSLIRSYPSFSVTAVDKASGKFYSRRALTSPMGMGYEYVESYPLLAEARVAAEEAVATHKAKPAPVGSKTLILHPSNLWLTIHESVGHPTELDRALGYEANFAGTSFLTTDKLGTFQFGAKIVNLVADKTQEHGMATCGYDDDGVKTSRWHLVKDGTFVDYQTTRDQAHLIGQKTSHGCSYADSWGSVPFQRMPNVSLEPGTKDVSEADIIAATDDGVYVKGDSSFSIDHQRYNFQFSGQTFWEVKNGRITTQLRDLAYQANTPEFWKACDMLGGPSTYALNGAFSDGKGQPVQINSVSHGCPIARFSGVNILNTGQ, from the coding sequence ATCGATCGTCGTCAGTTCGTGCAGTCAATGGTGGCGCTGGGAGCGGCGTCGGCGGTGTCGCCGGAGGTGCTCTTCGGGCAGGGCGCCAGCGAGCTCCGCAATCTGGCCGACGCGGCGCTGGCCACGGCCACATCGCTCGGCGCGTCGTACGCCGACATCCGCATCAACCGCTACAGGAACCAGTTCATCTTCACGCGTGACAGGCGCGTGCAGAACATCGTCAACACCGACGACTACGGCTTCGGCATCCGCCTCATCGTCGACGGGACGTGGGGCTTTGCCAGCAGCAGCGTGGTGAGCCGGGACGAGATCGCGCGCGTGGCGGCGCAGGCGGTGGCCATCGCGAAGGCCAACCGCGCGATCAACGCGGACCCCGTGCGGCTCGCACCCGTCGAGAAGTACGACACGACCTGGAATACGCCGGTCAAGAAGAGCCCCTTCGACGTGCCGCTGCAATCGAAGCTGGACCTGCTGCTGCAGATCCACGAAGAAGCGTTGAAGGTGCCCGGCGCCAGCTTCGTGGCGGCATCCATGCAGTTCGTGAACGAGCAGAAGTACTTCGCGTCGAGCGAGGGTTCGCACATCGAGCAGTCGCTGATCCGGTCGTATCCCTCGTTCAGCGTCACGGCCGTCGACAAGGCGAGCGGCAAGTTCTACTCGCGGCGGGCGCTCACGTCGCCGATGGGCATGGGCTACGAGTACGTGGAGTCGTACCCGCTGCTCGCGGAGGCGCGCGTGGCGGCCGAAGAAGCCGTGGCGACGCACAAGGCCAAGCCCGCGCCCGTCGGATCGAAGACGCTCATCCTGCACCCGTCGAACCTCTGGCTCACGATCCACGAGTCTGTCGGCCATCCCACCGAGCTCGATCGCGCGCTCGGCTACGAAGCCAACTTCGCGGGCACGAGCTTCCTCACCACCGACAAGCTCGGCACGTTCCAGTTCGGCGCGAAGATCGTGAACCTCGTGGCCGACAAGACGCAGGAACACGGCATGGCCACCTGCGGCTACGACGATGACGGCGTCAAGACGTCGCGGTGGCACCTGGTGAAGGACGGCACGTTCGTCGACTACCAGACGACGCGCGATCAGGCGCACCTCATCGGCCAGAAGACGTCGCACGGCTGCAGCTACGCCGACAGCTGGGGTTCGGTGCCCTTCCAGCGCATGCCCAACGTCTCGCTCGAACCGGGGACCAAGGATGTGAGCGAGGCAGACATCATCGCCGCCACCGACGACGGCGTGTACGTGAAGGGCGATTCGAGCTTCAGCATCGACCACCAGCGCTACAACTTCCAGTTCAGCGGCCAGACGTTCTGGGAAGTGAAGAACGGCCGCATCACGACGCAGTTGCGCGACCTCGCGTACCAGGCCAACACGCCGGAGTTCTGGAAGGCGTGCGACATGCTCGGCGGTCCGTCGACGTACGCGCTCAACGGCGCGTTCAGCGATGGCAAGGGCCAGCCCGTGCAGATCAACTCGGTCAGCCACGGCTGTCCGATCGCGCGTTTCTCGGGCGTCAACATCCTCAACACCGGACAGTAA
- a CDS encoding TldD/PmbA family protein: MIWTREQAKALVDRTLALSKAEHTTVAIDGSERASVRFARNSVSTAGATADVGLAITARFGKRSGTVTTARFDDASLQTALRNAEEIAKASPENPEAMPLLGPQQYASSSAYFDDTASATPDWRASSVATAIDLAKKKDVVTAGFVETQAAIRTVANSAGLFAYDKYTAAAYNLTARLPDGSGSGWASRAYNQLSLLRPDVLAETAISKAATARNPTGIEPGVYTVVLEPAAVADMVAYMFFSAAARQADEGRSAFARRGGGNRIGDTIVGENVRIHTDPSHPLAPTMSFDGEGLPTEKRVWVEKGVLQNLMYTRFWAEKMGKAPTASPSNLIMDGGTETVSDLIAGTRRGLLVTRFWYIRPLDPQTLLLTGLTRDGLFLIEDGKVTRPVKNMRWNESPIVALSNVDAMTAPERVVSGEGIGASGLSLVCPAARIREFRFSSGSDAV, encoded by the coding sequence ATGATCTGGACGAGAGAACAGGCGAAGGCACTCGTCGACCGCACGCTCGCACTGAGCAAGGCCGAGCACACGACGGTCGCCATCGACGGCAGCGAACGCGCCAGCGTGCGGTTCGCGCGCAACTCCGTGTCCACGGCAGGCGCCACCGCCGACGTGGGCCTGGCCATCACCGCGCGCTTCGGCAAACGGTCGGGCACGGTGACCACCGCGCGCTTCGACGATGCCAGCCTGCAGACGGCGCTGCGCAACGCCGAGGAAATCGCGAAGGCCTCGCCGGAGAACCCCGAGGCGATGCCGCTCCTCGGGCCGCAGCAGTACGCCTCCTCCTCCGCGTACTTCGACGATACGGCGTCTGCCACGCCGGACTGGCGCGCATCGTCTGTCGCGACGGCGATCGATCTCGCGAAGAAGAAGGACGTGGTCACAGCGGGCTTCGTCGAGACGCAGGCGGCGATACGCACCGTGGCCAACTCCGCCGGCCTCTTCGCCTACGACAAGTACACCGCTGCCGCCTACAACCTCACCGCGCGCCTGCCCGATGGGTCAGGCTCGGGATGGGCCTCGAGGGCGTACAACCAGTTGTCGCTCCTGCGCCCCGACGTGCTCGCCGAGACGGCCATCAGCAAGGCCGCCACGGCGCGCAATCCGACGGGCATCGAGCCTGGCGTCTACACCGTCGTGCTCGAGCCCGCCGCCGTCGCCGACATGGTGGCGTACATGTTCTTCTCCGCCGCCGCGCGGCAGGCAGACGAAGGGCGCAGCGCGTTCGCCAGGCGTGGCGGCGGCAACAGGATCGGCGACACCATCGTCGGCGAGAACGTGCGCATCCACACCGACCCGTCGCACCCGCTCGCCCCGACGATGAGTTTCGATGGCGAGGGGCTGCCCACCGAGAAGCGCGTGTGGGTGGAGAAGGGCGTGCTCCAGAACCTGATGTACACGCGGTTCTGGGCGGAGAAGATGGGCAAGGCGCCCACCGCGTCGCCGTCGAACCTGATCATGGACGGCGGCACCGAGACCGTCAGCGATCTGATCGCGGGCACGCGCCGCGGACTGCTCGTGACGCGGTTCTGGTACATCCGCCCGCTCGATCCGCAGACGCTCCTGCTCACGGGACTCACGCGCGACGGCCTGTTCCTCATCGAGGACGGCAAGGTGACGCGCCCGGTCAAGAACATGCGCTGGAACGAGAGCCCGATCGTAGCCCTGAGCAACGTCGACGCGATGACGGCACCGGAACGCGTCGTGAGCGGCGAAGGCATCGGCGCGTCGGGGTTGTCGCTGGTGTGTCCCGCCGCGCGCATCAGGGAGTTCCGGTTCTCGAGCGGCTCGGACGCCGTGTGA
- a CDS encoding carbohydrate-binding family 9-like protein: MCGGVLASGQEWAFPWPQGRIAQYTAKRATGPIVMDGRLDEADWQHAERSPRFSDLLAGRPGVHDTRAAVLWDDTHLYVGYWIEEPFVAATLTERDAPIYKDNDVELFIAGRDAYYEFEINAFGTIYEVFFVWEQQYASSGYAARPEFDRARDGVRPFNGVGLKNHPRGRRIGYWNWDMPGLVTAVHVDGTINDNSDRDRGWSVELRIPWKSLEPLAMPDGRSLPPRDGDVWAMDFSRFNTYKEAAPARDPGGWAWSPHGVWDSHVPELFTRVRFSAERVR, from the coding sequence ATGTGCGGCGGCGTCCTTGCGTCGGGTCAGGAGTGGGCGTTCCCGTGGCCGCAGGGCCGCATCGCGCAGTACACGGCGAAGCGCGCCACTGGTCCGATCGTGATGGACGGACGCCTCGACGAGGCCGACTGGCAGCACGCCGAGCGGTCGCCGCGATTCTCCGATCTGCTCGCCGGACGCCCGGGGGTCCACGACACGCGCGCCGCCGTGTTGTGGGACGACACGCACCTGTACGTCGGGTACTGGATCGAGGAGCCCTTCGTCGCGGCAACGCTCACCGAACGCGACGCGCCGATCTACAAGGACAACGACGTCGAGCTCTTCATCGCGGGACGCGACGCGTACTACGAGTTCGAGATCAACGCGTTCGGCACGATCTACGAAGTGTTCTTCGTGTGGGAGCAGCAGTATGCGTCGAGCGGATATGCCGCGCGGCCCGAGTTCGATCGCGCGCGCGACGGCGTGCGGCCGTTCAACGGCGTGGGCCTGAAGAACCATCCGCGCGGCCGCCGGATCGGCTACTGGAACTGGGACATGCCCGGCCTTGTCACGGCCGTCCACGTCGACGGCACGATCAACGACAACTCGGACAGGGATCGCGGCTGGTCGGTGGAACTGCGGATCCCGTGGAAGTCGCTCGAACCCCTCGCGATGCCAGACGGCCGCTCGCTACCACCGCGCGACGGCGACGTCTGGGCGATGGACTTCTCGCGCTTCAACACGTACAAGGAAGCCGCCCCCGCGCGTGACCCCGGCGGCTGGGCGTGGAGCCCGCACGGCGTATGGGACTCGCACGTCCCCGAGCTCTTCACGCGCGTCCGCTTCTCGGCCGAACGGGTACGGTAG
- a CDS encoding arylamine N-acetyltransferase yields MSTLPPLSDAQVRRYLARVGHAGSIAPTLSTLRALHRAHLLAIPYENLDIHFGVPIVLDPEAMFEKLIDRRRGGWCYEMNGVFGRVLETLGFRVHYLAGAVGRATRGEQAEGNHLVLLVTLGQEWIVDVGFGDGFLTPLPLEPGRYRRGFLRFGVTRAGERWRVDNHRFGGADGFDFMRTPRALDAFAAKCHDLQTSPESGFVRSTVCQRFVGYGLVTLRGATLRDVTRAGVTSRVLRDADEFVQVLADRFDLHLPDAVTLWPKVWASHETWLATTPGAR; encoded by the coding sequence ATGTCCACGCTGCCTCCGTTGTCCGACGCACAGGTGCGCCGCTATCTGGCTCGGGTTGGCCATGCGGGTTCGATCGCGCCGACGCTCTCGACGCTGCGCGCACTGCATCGCGCCCATCTGTTGGCGATCCCTTACGAGAATCTCGACATCCACTTCGGCGTACCGATCGTGCTCGATCCCGAAGCGATGTTCGAGAAGCTGATCGACCGGCGGCGCGGCGGCTGGTGCTACGAGATGAACGGCGTGTTCGGGCGCGTGCTCGAGACGCTCGGCTTCCGGGTACACTACCTCGCGGGTGCCGTGGGCCGCGCCACACGCGGCGAGCAGGCCGAGGGCAACCATCTCGTGCTGCTGGTCACACTCGGTCAGGAGTGGATCGTCGACGTGGGCTTCGGCGACGGGTTCCTGACGCCGCTTCCACTCGAACCCGGCCGCTATCGCCGCGGCTTTCTGCGATTCGGCGTCACGCGCGCCGGGGAACGCTGGCGCGTCGACAACCACCGGTTCGGCGGTGCCGACGGTTTCGACTTCATGCGCACGCCACGTGCGCTCGACGCGTTCGCCGCGAAGTGCCACGATCTGCAGACCTCGCCCGAATCCGGGTTCGTCCGATCGACAGTGTGCCAACGCTTCGTTGGCTACGGCCTGGTGACGCTGCGCGGCGCCACCCTGCGCGACGTCACGCGCGCGGGCGTGACGAGTCGCGTGCTGCGCGATGCCGACGAGTTCGTGCAGGTCCTCGCCGACAGATTCGACCTGCACCTGCCCGACGCCGTCACGCTCTGGCCGAAGGTGTGGGCCAGCCACGAAACCTGGCTCGCCACGACGCCCGGTGCCCGCTGA